A part of Helicobacter himalayensis genomic DNA contains:
- the yedF gene encoding sulfurtransferase-like selenium metabolism protein YedF, giving the protein MSGNVVQIDVRNLPCPEPVVKVKKALMGVTQEALKHANYEILGNTLSAKENLSRYLRTAGYEFEIGHSQGEQYMILIKAKIDPKDKELSNKITPKVLFVRNDKVGEGELGVMLINALLKSLINTEVLPQKIIFVNRGVLLTTDNTEIANDEIVEVLKELEKIGVEIYSCGSCLSYYALTERLKVGMIGNALETMESMIKSEGVVSL; this is encoded by the coding sequence ATGAGTGGTAATGTTGTTCAAATTGATGTGCGTAATCTGCCCTGCCCTGAACCTGTGGTAAAGGTGAAAAAGGCGCTGATGGGCGTTACACAAGAAGCACTCAAGCACGCAAACTACGAGATTTTGGGCAATACGCTAAGTGCAAAGGAAAATCTTAGTCGCTATTTACGCACAGCGGGCTATGAGTTTGAAATCGGACATTCTCAAGGCGAGCAATATATGATTCTTATCAAAGCAAAGATTGACCCAAAAGACAAGGAGCTTAGCAATAAAATCACGCCAAAAGTGCTTTTTGTGCGCAATGATAAGGTGGGTGAGGGTGAGCTTGGCGTGATGCTTATTAATGCACTCTTAAAATCACTCATTAATACTGAGGTTTTGCCCCAAAAGATTATTTTTGTCAATCGTGGTGTGTTACTGACGACTGATAATACCGAGATTGCGAATGATGAAATCGTGGAAGTGCTAAAAGAGCTTGAAAAAATAGGCGTGGAGATTTATTCTTGTGGCTCGTGCTTGAGTTATTATGCTTTGACAGAGCGCTTAAAGGTTGGAATGATAGGCAATGCGCTTGAAACAATGGAATCTATGATAAAAAGCGAAGGTGTGGTGAGTTTGTAG
- the nhaA gene encoding sodium/proton antiporter NhaA — MITTHDEYLHDITKRSLTQTFVEFLKAESFSGILLFFCAVCAMIVANSFLSETYFWLWHENFGFSFGEHFYGFRLHDWINDVLMALFFLMVGLEIKREVLFGDLSGFKKAAFPVIGALGGMVVPALIYFGLNYNTDSWHGFGIPMATDIAFALGVILLLGKRVPMALKVFLVTLAVADDLGAVIVIATAYPSPEGLHFVWLLCAIVVIGALIALNKLGIRTLAPYLGLGVILWFCVHHSGIHATIAAVALAFCIPVKPKMQSQEFIKLLDELPQNFKNIEKNERKNILLTHKQVQLLGTLARDSIDVQNPLMRLEHALQPLCAYLIMPLFAFANAGVDIRGEMNFSIDHIMLGVFFGLVIGKPVGILLFTFLCEKCKIASRPAGISWAHIFGAGMLAGIGFTMSIFVSNLAFESIDSQNVAKVSILLASSVAGILGAMFLFFMGEKSLKKSPK, encoded by the coding sequence ATGATTACAACACACGATGAATATTTGCACGATATTACCAAACGGAGCTTGACGCAAACTTTTGTAGAGTTTCTTAAGGCAGAATCTTTTAGCGGTATTTTGCTGTTTTTTTGTGCGGTGTGCGCGATGATTGTGGCAAATTCCTTTCTAAGCGAGACATATTTTTGGCTGTGGCACGAAAACTTTGGCTTTAGTTTTGGCGAACATTTTTATGGCTTTAGGTTGCACGATTGGATTAATGATGTTTTGATGGCGTTATTTTTCCTTATGGTGGGCTTGGAGATTAAGCGTGAGGTGCTTTTTGGGGATTTGAGCGGATTCAAAAAGGCGGCATTTCCTGTTATTGGCGCGCTTGGCGGTATGGTCGTCCCAGCGCTTATTTATTTTGGGTTGAATTACAATACAGATTCTTGGCATGGCTTTGGAATCCCAATGGCGACAGACATTGCCTTTGCTTTGGGCGTGATTTTATTGCTTGGCAAGCGCGTGCCTATGGCGTTAAAGGTTTTTTTAGTCACGCTTGCGGTGGCTGATGACTTGGGCGCGGTGATTGTGATAGCTACGGCTTATCCATCACCAGAAGGTTTGCATTTTGTGTGGCTACTTTGCGCAATTGTGGTTATTGGCGCACTTATCGCGCTTAATAAACTCGGAATCCGCACGCTTGCGCCTTATCTTGGGCTTGGCGTGATTCTGTGGTTTTGCGTGCATCATAGCGGGATACACGCTACAATCGCGGCTGTCGCGCTTGCATTTTGTATCCCTGTAAAGCCAAAAATGCAAAGTCAAGAATTTATCAAGCTTCTTGATGAATTGCCACAAAATTTTAAAAATATCGAAAAAAATGAGCGCAAAAATATCTTGCTCACACATAAGCAAGTGCAGCTACTTGGGACTTTAGCGCGAGATTCTATTGATGTGCAAAATCCACTTATGCGCCTTGAGCACGCATTGCAGCCACTTTGCGCGTATTTAATTATGCCTCTTTTTGCCTTTGCAAATGCGGGCGTGGATATTCGAGGCGAGATGAATTTTTCGATTGACCATATTATGCTTGGTGTGTTTTTTGGGCTTGTGATAGGCAAGCCTGTGGGAATCTTGCTTTTTACTTTTTTGTGCGAAAAGTGTAAAATCGCCTCGCGCCCTGCGGGTATCTCTTGGGCGCATATTTTTGGTGCGGGTATGTTAGCTGGCATTGGTTTTACGATGTCGATTTTTGTTTCAAATCTTGCGTTTGAAAGCATAGATTCTCAAAATGTCGCAAAAGTTTCAATTTTGCTTGCTTCAAGTGTGGCTGGGATTTTAGGCGCGATGTTTTTATTCTTTATGGGTGAGAAAAGTTTAAAAAAGAGCCCAAAATAA
- the nadC gene encoding carboxylating nicotinate-nucleotide diphosphorylase produces MDFGNERNFVRKFLEQALSEDLGRGDLFALVSEDRQSCAHIVAKQGGVFSGECYVRELCALVGVDLEFYFTDSQNFEKGAILGNLHGSYLKILQIERVLLNILSHSSGIATKTQEFVRVLDSADSHLSITLLDTRKTRPLLRALEKYSVRNGGAQNHRFGLDSLLMLKDTHLAHIADLRAFVVQARKKLPWGSKIEIEVPNLQKAREAFEAGADIVMCDNMSAQAVREVADLRDSHFSHILLEASGKLTLQNLATYAKSGVNALSIGALIHQATWIDLSLQMQ; encoded by the coding sequence ATGGACTTTGGAAATGAGAGAAATTTTGTGCGAAAATTTTTAGAGCAAGCGTTGAGCGAGGATCTAGGCAGGGGCGATTTGTTTGCGCTTGTGAGTGAAGATAGGCAATCTTGCGCGCATATTGTGGCAAAGCAGGGCGGGGTTTTTAGCGGTGAATGCTATGTGCGCGAGCTGTGCGCACTTGTAGGGGTTGATTTGGAGTTTTACTTTACAGATTCTCAAAATTTTGAAAAAGGTGCGATTTTGGGAAACCTACACGGAAGCTATCTAAAAATTTTGCAAATTGAGCGTGTGCTTTTAAACATACTTTCGCATAGTAGCGGGATTGCCACAAAGACACAAGAATTTGTTCGCGTGCTAGATTCTGCGGATTCTCATTTATCTATCACGCTTCTTGATACGCGCAAAACGCGTCCCTTGCTTCGTGCGCTAGAGAAATATTCCGTGCGTAATGGTGGCGCACAAAATCATCGTTTTGGATTAGATTCTTTACTTATGCTTAAAGATACGCATTTAGCACATATTGCGGATTTGCGCGCGTTTGTGGTTCAAGCGCGTAAGAAGCTTCCTTGGGGAAGTAAGATTGAAATTGAAGTGCCAAATTTACAAAAAGCACGTGAAGCCTTTGAGGCGGGTGCGGATATTGTGATGTGTGATAATATGAGTGCGCAAGCCGTGCGCGAGGTAGCGGATTTGAGGGATTCTCATTTTTCACATATTTTGCTTGAGGCAAGTGGGAAACTTACTTTGCAAAACCTTGCGACTTATGCCAAAAGTGGTGTGAATGCGCTAAGTATCGGTGCGCTTATTCATCAAGCCACTTGGATAGATTTGAGCTTGCAAATGCAATAG
- a CDS encoding 30S ribosomal protein S1: protein MRVNLDNVVDENEESFAQLLDASERVSSQGALQVGKIVKITDESVIVALPNSKFENYMSLDEIKDSQGELLFKEGDSIEVSVTRNSGRTSISYKRALRSKKVVEKIKELGENYKDKIIEAKVLHKNKGGYVMDYEGVDVFLPRRDCAFKEGAKVEGKTYKVAITNVNSQSNSIIVSRKRFFDLDKDNRKVVVAKLLEGERIYDGEVKKITPFGVFVEIEGVEGLIHYTEISHRGPVNPDKFFKVGDKIKVKIIDYDAEKRRLALSYKALSEDPWKEVEKELEVGYTIKVVVSNIEEYGAFVDLGNEIEGFLHISEISWDKNIKHPSEYLALNQELDVEIIEIDSKNRRLRVSLKKLLRKPFAGFLQEHKEGDVLKGKIVTLTDFGAFVNLGAVDGLLHNEDAFWERGLKCKDKFKVGDEVEVKIIKIDSKNERISLSKKVLDDSPAKNFGQKYKVNDIVEGPITEIKDFGVFINVDDVEVLIKNEDIPNAQKENLKVGDTLQCVLYSIDIYANRIRASVRNLQKQLEREELRAFEARQGEERMTLGDKIKNKISDSK from the coding sequence ATGAGAGTGAATTTGGATAATGTCGTTGATGAAAATGAAGAGAGCTTTGCGCAGTTGCTTGATGCAAGTGAAAGGGTAAGCTCACAGGGTGCGTTGCAAGTAGGTAAGATTGTAAAGATAACAGATGAAAGTGTTATCGTGGCATTGCCAAATAGCAAGTTTGAAAACTATATGTCGCTTGATGAGATTAAGGATTCTCAAGGCGAGTTGCTTTTTAAAGAGGGTGATAGTATTGAAGTGAGTGTTACGCGTAATAGCGGCAGAACGAGTATATCTTATAAAAGAGCATTGCGCTCAAAAAAGGTAGTGGAGAAAATCAAAGAGCTTGGCGAAAACTACAAAGACAAAATCATCGAAGCAAAAGTTTTGCATAAAAACAAAGGCGGGTATGTGATGGATTATGAGGGTGTAGATGTGTTTTTGCCTCGTAGAGATTGTGCTTTCAAAGAAGGCGCGAAAGTTGAAGGTAAAACCTACAAAGTGGCGATTACAAATGTAAATTCTCAAAGCAATTCTATCATTGTTTCACGCAAGCGCTTTTTTGACCTCGATAAAGACAATAGAAAAGTTGTCGTGGCAAAGCTTTTGGAAGGCGAGAGAATCTATGATGGTGAAGTCAAAAAAATCACGCCTTTTGGGGTGTTTGTAGAAATTGAAGGGGTTGAGGGGCTTATCCATTACACAGAGATTAGTCACAGAGGTCCGGTAAATCCTGATAAATTTTTCAAAGTAGGCGATAAGATAAAAGTAAAAATTATCGATTATGACGCGGAAAAACGTCGCCTAGCACTTTCTTACAAGGCTTTGAGCGAGGATCCATGGAAAGAAGTGGAAAAAGAGCTAGAAGTGGGCTACACTATCAAAGTCGTGGTGAGTAATATTGAGGAATATGGTGCGTTTGTGGATTTGGGCAATGAGATTGAGGGCTTTTTGCATATCTCTGAAATCTCGTGGGATAAGAATATCAAGCACCCAAGCGAGTATTTAGCACTTAATCAAGAACTTGATGTGGAGATTATTGAAATAGATTCCAAAAATCGTCGCTTGCGTGTTTCGCTTAAAAAGCTTTTGCGTAAGCCATTTGCTGGATTCTTGCAAGAGCATAAGGAAGGCGATGTGCTAAAGGGTAAAATCGTAACACTCACTGATTTTGGTGCGTTTGTCAATCTTGGCGCAGTTGATGGATTGCTTCATAATGAGGACGCGTTTTGGGAGCGCGGGCTTAAATGCAAGGATAAGTTCAAAGTTGGTGATGAGGTGGAAGTAAAAATCATCAAAATAGATTCTAAAAATGAGCGCATTTCGCTAAGCAAAAAGGTGCTTGATGATTCTCCAGCAAAAAATTTCGGGCAAAAATACAAGGTAAATGACATTGTTGAAGGTCCAATTACAGAGATTAAAGATTTTGGCGTGTTTATTAATGTCGATGACGTGGAAGTGCTGATTAAAAACGAGGATATTCCAAATGCGCAAAAAGAAAATCTCAAAGTAGGTGATACACTTCAATGCGTGCTTTATAGTATTGATATTTATGCAAACAGAATCCGCGCTTCCGTACGCAATCTCCAAAAACAGCTAGAAAGAGAGGAATTGCGCGCGTTTGAAGCGAGACAAGGCGAAGAGAGAATGACGCTAGGGGATAAAATCAAAAATAAGATAAGCGATTCAAAATAG
- a CDS encoding AI-2E family transporter translates to MKAIYFFWGVFFFTLYWIYFLYESFLMNLLIALLLCIATFGLKHRILKLVRSEILAAFLSVCVLCLILIVPVIFMFSSLVEMIKSVDIQGFSAIIEGLKEKIIAWSEIIPEAQIRVQEALSKISSTELFSSILNLSSIIGRRSLEFVVDTGFIVVFLFFFYFYGMRLYEYLLALIPFDRIQVQNVLNEVTNTLKVVCYTSVINVVLQGSSFGVAIAFFGYDGIFFGIMYGFCSIIPIVGGGLVWVPIALYELYLGNYNAVIFIALYSLVFIAFFIDNVIKPIIIRIVNKNILKTSLHINELLIFFAILAGLTAFGFWGIILGPIITALFIALLRVYRKVIFPFQENFIKAQKD, encoded by the coding sequence ATGAAAGCAATTTATTTTTTTTGGGGTGTGTTCTTTTTTACATTGTATTGGATTTATTTTTTGTATGAATCTTTTTTGATGAATTTACTTATCGCACTTTTGCTTTGCATCGCGACTTTTGGCTTGAAACATAGAATCTTAAAGCTCGTGCGCTCTGAAATACTAGCGGCATTTCTGAGCGTGTGTGTGCTATGTTTGATACTTATTGTGCCGGTAATTTTTATGTTTAGCTCACTTGTAGAGATGATAAAAAGCGTTGATATACAAGGTTTTAGTGCGATTATTGAGGGGTTAAAGGAAAAGATTATCGCGTGGAGTGAGATTATCCCTGAAGCGCAAATACGCGTGCAAGAGGCACTTTCTAAGATTTCTAGCACAGAGCTTTTTTCATCGATTCTCAATCTTAGCTCAATTATCGGCAGGAGAAGTTTAGAATTTGTCGTGGATACGGGCTTTATCGTGGTGTTTTTGTTTTTCTTTTATTTTTATGGTATGCGCTTGTATGAATACCTTCTTGCGCTCATTCCTTTTGATAGAATCCAAGTGCAAAATGTGCTAAACGAAGTGACAAATACGCTAAAAGTCGTGTGCTACACCTCGGTGATTAATGTCGTGTTGCAGGGCTCAAGCTTTGGTGTGGCGATTGCATTTTTTGGCTATGATGGAATCTTTTTTGGCATAATGTATGGATTTTGCTCGATTATCCCAATTGTCGGCGGTGGGCTTGTGTGGGTGCCAATAGCGCTGTATGAGCTGTATTTGGGGAATTATAATGCAGTGATTTTTATCGCGTTGTATAGCCTTGTATTTATCGCATTTTTTATTGACAATGTCATTAAGCCTATTATTATCCGCATTGTGAATAAGAATATTCTCAAAACTTCGCTACATATTAATGAGCTTTTGATATTTTTTGCGATTTTAGCAGGGCTTACGGCGTTTGGATTCTGGGGGATTATACTAGGTCCAATCATCACAGCGCTTTTTATTGCGCTACTGCGAGTGTATAGGAAGGTAATTTTCCCATTTCAAGAAAATTTTATCAAAGCGCAAAAAGACTAG
- a CDS encoding thiamine-phosphate kinase — translation MQSQEYIFIKSLKKSGVCARKNAGAKNALDDDVCVLNALDFKNLISQHSKKYQIIATMDSFCENIHFKRAWLSPRQAIKKAFLVNLSDIIAKNATPKSALLSIVLPKDMQKCALLQMIEGIKEISAEFGIEILGGDSAVGKNLDFHITLFGICVKPLYRANAKKNQRLFCTQERVRKGGCSIGSSYKELVALLRTQERRKAKGRFLAPKPRTSFMHHIGTKLCACMDVSDGILQDLQNFSTSARLGFAPSREFVRLQKSAQKWRLQSGEEYELLFALDSKKVRALKQSAKRARISLLELGRLTRGRVSLHCKKWH, via the coding sequence ATGCAAAGTCAGGAATATATTTTTATTAAATCTCTTAAAAAAAGTGGCGTGTGTGCGCGCAAAAATGCTGGCGCAAAAAACGCGCTAGATGATGATGTGTGTGTTTTAAACGCGCTAGATTTTAAAAATCTCATCTCGCAACATTCAAAAAAATACCAAATTATCGCCACAATGGATAGCTTTTGTGAAAATATCCATTTTAAGCGTGCGTGGCTAAGTCCAAGGCAGGCGATAAAAAAGGCATTTTTGGTTAATCTCTCGGACATTATTGCTAAAAATGCCACCCCAAAAAGCGCGCTTTTAAGCATTGTGTTACCAAAAGATATGCAAAAATGCGCACTTTTGCAAATGATAGAGGGCATAAAGGAGATAAGCGCGGAATTTGGCATAGAAATTTTGGGCGGTGATAGCGCGGTTGGGAAAAATTTAGATTTTCATATTACGCTTTTTGGTATATGTGTTAAGCCCCTGTATCGCGCAAATGCAAAAAAAAATCAGCGACTTTTTTGCACGCAAGAGCGTGTGAGAAAGGGTGGTTGTAGCATTGGGAGTAGCTACAAAGAGCTTGTAGCGCTTTTGCGCACGCAAGAGAGGAGAAAGGCTAAGGGACGTTTTTTGGCCCCAAAACCGCGCACTAGCTTTATGCATCATATTGGAACAAAGCTTTGTGCGTGTATGGATGTTTCTGATGGAATCTTGCAGGATTTGCAAAATTTTTCCACAAGTGCAAGGCTTGGATTTGCGCCGAGCAGGGAGTTTGTGAGATTACAAAAAAGCGCGCAAAAATGGCGTTTGCAAAGTGGGGAAGAGTATGAATTGCTTTTTGCACTAGATTCCAAAAAAGTGCGTGCGTTAAAGCAAAGTGCAAAGCGCGCACGCATAAGCCTATTAGAGCTTGGGAGGCTTACAAGAGGGCGCGTGTCTTTGCATTGCAAAAAATGGCATTAA
- the serA gene encoding phosphoglycerate dehydrogenase, protein MALKVVVCDHIHQSGLDLLKAQNDIEFENLASLPKDELLKRLKGVDVVVTRSSTDVDTRFLESVDSLKAIVRAGVGVDNVDIESCSKRGIVVMNVPTANTIAAVELTMAHLINSVRNFPGANTQLKIERKWNREDWYGTELKGKSLGVIGFGNIGSRVALRAKAFEMDVFAYDPYINATKALDVGIKYTTDFDEILKCDIITIHTPKNSETKNMITAKEIAKMKDGVVLINCARGGLYNEDDLFDGLKSGKIRWAGIDVFNKEPATDNRLLDLPNVYVTPHIGANTLESQEKIAIEAALAAIESARGSSYPNALNLPIKEVDLPANIKPYLELIQKLSFIAAQANKGAFVSLQIEAYGEVSQYKDSLSTFALVGALSASLGDHINYVNALFVAKERGLEVKFSAKELSQTYKNHLKLTLSTQNESFSLEGAVFEDKYLRITAVNGFVLDLAPEGKMVFFKNTDVPGVIGAVGNTLAKHNINIADFRLARKDKEALAVVVVDESLDESVLSELKAIPECLGLRYVVC, encoded by the coding sequence ATGGCACTAAAAGTTGTTGTGTGCGATCATATACACCAAAGTGGGTTGGATTTACTCAAGGCACAAAATGATATCGAGTTTGAAAATCTCGCATCGCTACCAAAAGACGAGCTTTTAAAACGTTTAAAAGGCGTGGATGTGGTGGTTACAAGGAGTTCTACTGATGTGGATACGCGTTTTTTAGAAAGTGTAGATTCTCTAAAAGCCATTGTGCGCGCGGGTGTGGGCGTGGATAATGTGGATATAGAATCTTGCAGCAAAAGAGGCATTGTTGTGATGAATGTCCCTACCGCAAACACAATCGCCGCAGTTGAGCTTACAATGGCACATCTCATTAATAGTGTGCGTAATTTTCCTGGCGCAAATACCCAGCTAAAGATTGAGCGCAAATGGAATAGAGAGGATTGGTATGGCACGGAGCTAAAGGGCAAGAGTTTGGGCGTTATTGGTTTTGGGAATATCGGCTCACGCGTGGCATTGCGTGCGAAAGCATTTGAAATGGATGTATTTGCGTATGATCCTTATATTAACGCGACAAAAGCCCTAGATGTCGGCATCAAATACACCACAGATTTTGATGAGATTTTGAAATGTGATATCATCACTATCCACACGCCTAAAAATAGCGAAACAAAAAATATGATAACCGCCAAGGAAATCGCTAAAATGAAAGACGGTGTGGTGCTTATTAACTGCGCGCGCGGTGGGCTTTACAATGAAGATGATTTGTTCGATGGGTTAAAAAGTGGGAAAATCCGCTGGGCAGGAATTGATGTTTTCAATAAAGAGCCAGCAACTGATAATAGACTCCTAGACTTACCAAATGTCTATGTGACGCCGCATATCGGCGCAAACACACTAGAATCTCAAGAGAAAATCGCCATTGAAGCTGCGCTTGCCGCTATTGAATCTGCGCGTGGCTCAAGCTACCCAAATGCACTTAATTTGCCTATTAAAGAGGTGGATTTGCCCGCAAATATTAAACCTTATTTAGAGCTCATACAAAAGCTTTCTTTTATCGCTGCACAGGCAAATAAAGGTGCTTTTGTAAGTTTGCAAATTGAAGCATATGGCGAGGTGAGCCAGTATAAAGATTCTCTTAGCACTTTTGCGCTTGTGGGTGCGCTTAGCGCGAGCCTTGGTGATCATATCAATTATGTCAATGCGCTATTTGTGGCAAAAGAACGTGGCTTGGAGGTGAAATTTAGCGCAAAAGAGCTTTCGCAAACCTACAAAAATCATCTCAAACTTACCCTTAGCACGCAAAACGAGAGCTTTAGCCTAGAAGGTGCAGTGTTTGAGGATAAATATTTGAGAATCACCGCAGTAAATGGCTTTGTGCTTGATCTTGCGCCGGAGGGTAAAATGGTGTTTTTCAAAAATACCGATGTGCCCGGAGTTATCGGCGCAGTGGGCAATACACTTGCAAAGCATAATATTAATATCGCCGACTTCCGCCTTGCGCGCAAGGATAAAGAGGCGCTAGCGGTGGTTGTTGTTGATGAGTCTTTGGATGAGAGTGTATTAAGCGAGCTTAAGGCGATTCCAGAGTGCCTTGGTTTGCGCTATGTGGTGTGCTAA
- a CDS encoding Opr family porin, translated as MNKQGAIKAGLLVLVLTLLTRLGAESVGEYLMMGKPRGHFGLYFQNMTERRTNFADVNLSLGYDTPTNSSGVSFGGSMWLAMRMYEYTRGDFDSTKDNLIFTEAYAKFERNDRIKVQAGRFYTTTEWVRFYNQGAHAQYALNQNAAVRLLWVNANAYVTNYRMSEYRNPFGASGVFFGDLLLSLPASPIKISPYFYVAPNRFSAFGIKVMLEKQTLGDSTLYANMHLLSYVGKNQIIESSRTDGDGTLVWVEGGVKWAGVKFGGGLISVSKNGISGIDAFGQSSPFERREGLFYADANTLYGVLEYTFENHLVLESAIRSTSIGSKSIFNWEANARIAIAQDVIFGGGLIGMFNNANIMLDDYIFASDGRNYVLGRVFLQFNF; from the coding sequence TTGAATAAACAAGGAGCTATTAAGGCTGGGTTGTTGGTGCTGGTTTTGACATTGCTCACAAGGCTTGGTGCGGAGAGTGTGGGCGAATATCTTATGATGGGGAAGCCTAGAGGACATTTTGGGTTGTATTTTCAAAATATGACAGAGCGGCGCACGAATTTTGCTGATGTGAATCTCTCGCTTGGCTATGATACACCTACAAATAGTTCTGGCGTTAGCTTTGGTGGTTCTATGTGGCTGGCTATGCGTATGTATGAATATACGCGCGGGGATTTTGATTCTACAAAAGACAATTTGATTTTTACTGAAGCCTATGCGAAGTTTGAGCGCAATGATAGAATCAAAGTGCAAGCAGGGCGCTTTTATACCACCACTGAATGGGTACGATTCTATAATCAAGGTGCGCACGCGCAATATGCGCTTAATCAAAATGCTGCCGTGCGGCTTTTGTGGGTTAATGCAAATGCGTATGTTACAAATTATCGTATGTCTGAATACCGCAATCCTTTTGGCGCAAGTGGCGTATTTTTTGGCGATTTATTGCTCAGTCTTCCTGCATCTCCCATCAAAATTTCTCCATATTTTTATGTCGCGCCAAACCGCTTTAGTGCCTTTGGGATTAAGGTTATGTTAGAAAAGCAGACTTTGGGGGATTCTACGCTGTATGCGAATATGCATTTACTCTCCTATGTTGGCAAAAATCAAATTATCGAATCTTCTCGCACTGATGGCGATGGGACACTTGTGTGGGTAGAAGGTGGTGTAAAATGGGCTGGTGTGAAGTTTGGCGGGGGACTTATTAGCGTATCAAAAAATGGCATAAGCGGCATTGACGCTTTTGGGCAAAGCAGTCCTTTTGAGCGCAGAGAAGGTTTGTTTTACGCTGATGCGAATACACTTTATGGCGTTTTGGAATACACTTTTGAAAACCACCTCGTTTTAGAATCTGCGATTAGAAGCACAAGCATTGGTTCGAAATCTATTTTCAACTGGGAGGCAAACGCGCGCATTGCAATTGCTCAAGATGTGATATTTGGCGGGGGACTCATAGGTATGTTTAATAACGCAAATATTATGCTTGATGATTATATTTTTGCAAGTGATGGGCGCAATTATGTGCTAGGCAGAGTATTTTTGCAGTTTAATTTTTGA
- a CDS encoding polysaccharide pyruvyl transferase family protein, translating into MKKIINVVTFNWDGHNYGQVLQAYALQRYLRDEIAKNAINAEVRQLNFDTLRIYQPLWRKYIKMFILKIFGKKAFNAIKRLKAKLLLNKEDFMQWEYNHNLIEMIGSEYFLQYTQNAESKRKFLEFREANINLTPLKIRDYEGYRNDMRADIYLVGSDQVWNPHTEPQRALSKFIEKHLEYYMLNFVDKSKLHARKVSYAASFGVKELPDYADNTKSAKEYVRKALSDFDAISVREEHGLRILEDLGLQGVCVADPTMLLKKADYERILSPLQTQNDIFVYMLGVETLIDKDALVEILKSYKFLYTNANVNFSCKYDLQTQFFPTPQEWLGAVRDSQMMITNSFHGCVFAIIMHTPFYYLRLKSDDAHTRLETLLKVSGLENRVLNCISQAQEVINATLDKRNVIDWESVDSRINAFAEKGKAFLQKEVFAFIP; encoded by the coding sequence ATGAAAAAAATTATTAATGTAGTAACTTTTAACTGGGATGGGCATAATTATGGGCAGGTGTTGCAAGCGTATGCATTGCAACGCTATTTGCGCGATGAAATCGCAAAGAACGCAATCAATGCTGAAGTGAGGCAACTAAACTTTGATACGCTTCGTATTTATCAACCCTTATGGCGCAAGTATATAAAGATGTTTATACTGAAAATATTTGGCAAAAAAGCTTTTAACGCAATAAAAAGATTGAAAGCAAAGCTTTTGTTAAACAAGGAAGACTTTATGCAGTGGGAATACAATCATAATCTTATTGAGATGATAGGCTCTGAATATTTTTTGCAATACACACAAAATGCAGAATCTAAACGGAAATTTTTAGAGTTTAGAGAGGCAAACATCAATCTTACTCCGCTAAAAATTAGGGATTATGAGGGTTATAGAAATGATATGCGAGCAGATATTTATCTTGTCGGAAGCGATCAAGTGTGGAATCCACACACAGAGCCACAGCGCGCGTTGTCTAAGTTTATAGAGAAACACTTGGAATATTATATGCTAAATTTTGTTGATAAATCCAAACTGCATGCGCGTAAAGTCTCCTATGCTGCGAGTTTTGGAGTTAAGGAATTGCCAGATTATGCAGATAACACAAAAAGTGCTAAGGAATATGTGCGCAAGGCGTTAAGTGATTTTGACGCGATAAGTGTGCGCGAGGAGCATGGGCTTAGAATCCTTGAGGACTTGGGCTTGCAGGGTGTGTGCGTGGCAGATCCTACAATGCTTTTGAAGAAGGCAGATTATGAGCGCATTCTCTCTCCACTTCAGACACAAAATGATATTTTTGTTTATATGCTTGGCGTGGAGACTTTGATTGACAAAGATGCGTTAGTGGAGATTCTCAAAAGTTATAAATTTTTATACACAAATGCAAATGTGAATTTTTCATGCAAATATGATTTACAAACGCAGTTTTTCCCCACACCACAGGAATGGCTTGGTGCAGTGAGAGATTCTCAAATGATGATTACAAATTCTTTTCACGGCTGCGTATTTGCGATTATTATGCATACGCCTTTTTATTATCTGCGCTTAAAAAGTGATGACGCGCATACGCGCCTAGAGACTTTGCTAAAGGTAAGTGGGCTAGAAAATCGTGTTCTTAACTGTATTTCACAAGCACAAGAAGTGATAAATGCCACTTTGGACAAGCGCAATGTTATTGATTGGGAAAGTGTAGATTCTAGAATCAACGCGTTTGCGGAGAAGGGCAAAGCATTTTTACAAAAAGAAGTTTTTGCGTTTATTCCCTAA